In the Cytophagia bacterium CHB2 genome, ATAGACGCCCACGACTCGTGTTTTCATAGCGGCGGCCAAATGCATGGGGCCGGAATCGTTTGAAACCAGCAGATGCAAACGCGCAAGCAATGCGCCGGCTTGCGCCAGATCCGTCGGCGGCGCAAGCCGCGCCGGTGCTTGCATCTGCCGCGCAATCTCATTCGCATCGCGCTGTTCATCCCAGCTGCCCCACAATAAAATAATCGTCGCGCCGCAGTCACGCGCCAGGCGATCGCCCAGTTGCGCAAAAGACGCGAGCGGCCAGCGTTTTGTATACCATCCGCCGGAGGCGTTCAATCCAATAACAGGTTTCGCCTCCTCGAGCTTTTGTTCCCGCCACCACTTTGCGACCTCTGTCTGCGCATCTCCGGCAATTTCAACACGCAAATTTTGGGTGCGGATGGGAATATCCAAAGCCCGCAGCGCGTCAAGATTGAATTCGACTTCGTGAACGCGATCGCCGCGCGGAACAACGAGATGATTATAGGCGAGCCGGCGCACGCGGAATTTGTATCCCACCCGCACAGGCGCATGAGAAAAATAGGTCAACAACGCGCTGCGGGGATTGCCAAAAAGATCGAACACAATATCATATTTTTTATCGCGCAATTTCTGCATAAACGCAAAACTTGCACGCAAGCGGGCAAAATGCGGCAATTGCGCCCAGCCGCGGCGATCTAAAACGATCACGTCGTGCAGGGCGGGATGGTGTTGCACAATCGGCGCGCTGGCCGGCTCGGTGAGAAAATCGATGGCAGCGTGCGGAAATGCCGCAGCAAGATTGTCCAGCACCGGCGTCGCCAAAATCACATCGCCGATGGCGCGCAGCTTGATCACCAGAATTTTTTGGAACTTTTCAGGCATTAGATTGAAGTGAGCGGGATTGAATTGCACGCTTTAAGATAATCAACCGCCGGAGAAATTTCAAGCGCGGTTATAACATTGCCGAAGTGGCGTCACTCTGCCGGGACGGCAACGGCCGGAATACGCCGCGCAGTTTTCATGTCTTGTGCGGCAGTGTTTGCCTCGTGTTTGAGAATTTCGCGATCACATCAATATTTTCAATGTAAACGCGCAGCTTCTGCAACTTCATCATTGACTATCTTCAGGAACTTCCCTACTTTTCTCACGCAAATTAAATCCTGCTGGCATGTACTCTGCATCGTTGCGAGTACGGCTGGTGCTTATTTTGAGTCAAATGGCCGATCGGTATCGAGCAAAATTGCGGGGCACCCCTCGGCGACACGATTTCTTAAGGACGATCATGAGCGAGGCGCGCAGTAAAATTCTCTGGGTTGATGATGAAATCGAATTGTTGCGGCCGCATGTTCTATTTTTGGAGAGCAAGGGTTAT is a window encoding:
- a CDS encoding glycosyltransferase family 9 protein — protein: MPEKFQKILVIKLRAIGDVILATPVLDNLAAAFPHAAIDFLTEPASAPIVQHHPALHDVIVLDRRGWAQLPHFARLRASFAFMQKLRDKKYDIVFDLFGNPRSALLTYFSHAPVRVGYKFRVRRLAYNHLVVPRGDRVHEVEFNLDALRALDIPIRTQNLRVEIAGDAQTEVAKWWREQKLEEAKPVIGLNASGGWYTKRWPLASFAQLGDRLARDCGATIILLWGSWDEQRDANEIARQMQAPARLAPPTDLAQAGALLARLHLLVSNDSGPMHLAAAMKTRVVGVY